One genomic segment of Rivularia sp. PCC 7116 includes these proteins:
- a CDS encoding sugar transferase, with the protein MISIIKGATNTWVPQITPHPSVSSRFKRLLDILGSMVGLVILAIVFLPVAIAIKINSPGPIFFTQERYGLYGNTFRIRKFRSMVSDAEQLKSQVQNEANGHFFKSKNDFRVTKVGRFLRSTSLDELPQFWNVFSGEMSLVGTRPPTADEVMHYSEHHWQRLHVKPGLTGEWQVNGRSHIKDFEQVFQLDLQYQSKWHEFYDLSLIAKTIYVIFARIGAF; encoded by the coding sequence ATGATAAGTATTATTAAAGGTGCAACGAACACTTGGGTTCCGCAAATTACACCCCATCCTTCAGTCAGTTCTAGATTTAAGCGTTTGCTAGATATTCTGGGCAGTATGGTGGGTTTAGTAATTTTAGCGATTGTATTTTTACCAGTTGCGATCGCGATTAAAATCAATAGCCCCGGTCCAATTTTCTTTACACAAGAAAGGTACGGACTTTACGGCAATACATTTCGTATTCGTAAATTTCGTTCAATGGTTTCGGACGCAGAACAATTAAAATCGCAAGTACAAAACGAAGCTAACGGACATTTCTTTAAAAGTAAGAATGATTTTCGAGTTACTAAAGTAGGACGTTTTTTAAGAAGTACAAGTTTGGACGAGCTTCCCCAATTTTGGAACGTCTTTTCAGGTGAAATGAGTTTAGTTGGGACTCGTCCTCCCACAGCTGATGAAGTAATGCACTACTCCGAGCATCACTGGCAACGCCTACATGTCAAACCCGGTTTAACAGGAGAATGGCAAGTCAACGGACGTTCTCACATCAAAGACTTTGAACAAGTTTTCCAGTTAGACTTACAATATCAATCAAAATGGCATGAATTTTACGATTTATCGTTGATTGCCAAAACAATTTATGTAATTTTTGCCCGTATAGGAGCATTTTAA
- a CDS encoding ABC transporter ATP-binding protein, whose amino-acid sequence MSQSRRFVKLVAYLRPHWRATTLGIVALLIVNGLGAYIPLLIGDCVKKLSEDFDYGQIIRYSILIISLTSSMWLIRMASRIWIFGVGRQVEFDLKQQIFEHLLKLEPSYFATNKAGDLISRATSDVDNIRRLLGFVVLSFANTIFAYALTLPIMLSLNLQLAVLALIPYPIMFFMVLLFSERLRDQQTSVQENISDISNLIQEDISGISLIKIYAQEDNERRAFAKQNRQLLKANLKLAQTRNTLFPLIGGLANISTLIIIWIGAGRIGSSLDIGDFVKLLLYIERLIFPTALLGFTITAYQRGEVSVDRVESIFSVKPKIKDYSNAIRLSREAVKGELTAKNLKFTYPGLETSALDNISFNISPGETIAIVGAIGSGKSTLANCLPRLLDIDEGQLFLDGTDITQIALTDLRDAIAYVPQDSFLFSTTIQNNIRYGDPLAEQHEVENAAKLSQISSEIGNFPQQYNTLVGERGITLSGGQRQRTALARAMLVDAPVLILDDALSSVDNQTATQILKNLSSGTKRKTVVFITHQLSAAAAADRILVMEKGKVVQTGTQVELLQQPGLYRDLWSQHQVEELLH is encoded by the coding sequence ATGTCACAATCACGACGCTTTGTCAAACTTGTTGCTTATCTACGCCCTCATTGGCGAGCAACAACTTTAGGTATTGTAGCTCTACTAATTGTTAATGGATTGGGGGCTTACATACCTTTATTAATTGGAGATTGCGTTAAGAAACTTTCGGAAGACTTTGACTACGGACAAATCATACGCTACTCCATCCTGATTATTTCACTCACTTCTTCAATGTGGCTGATAAGGATGGCTTCTCGCATCTGGATATTCGGTGTGGGAAGGCAGGTGGAATTTGACCTCAAACAGCAAATTTTTGAACATTTGCTGAAGTTGGAGCCTTCTTATTTTGCGACTAATAAAGCCGGAGACTTGATTAGTCGTGCTACTAGCGATGTTGATAATATTCGGCGATTGTTGGGTTTTGTGGTGTTGAGTTTTGCAAATACGATATTTGCTTATGCGCTGACTTTACCCATAATGCTTTCTCTGAATCTACAACTAGCTGTATTAGCATTAATACCGTATCCGATAATGTTCTTTATGGTATTGCTATTTAGCGAACGTCTCCGGGATCAACAAACCTCGGTACAGGAAAATATTTCGGATATCAGCAACCTGATTCAAGAAGATATTAGCGGTATTTCCTTAATCAAAATTTATGCTCAAGAAGACAACGAACGTCGTGCTTTTGCTAAACAAAATCGCCAGCTATTAAAGGCTAATTTAAAATTAGCCCAAACTCGCAACACTCTATTTCCCTTAATTGGGGGATTAGCTAATATCAGTACTTTGATAATTATTTGGATCGGAGCGGGCAGAATTGGTTCTAGCCTCGATATTGGTGATTTTGTCAAGCTGCTACTGTATATTGAGCGCTTAATATTTCCTACAGCTTTATTAGGATTTACCATTACTGCTTATCAGCGTGGTGAAGTTAGCGTTGATAGAGTTGAATCAATTTTTAGTGTCAAACCAAAAATAAAAGACTACAGCAATGCAATTAGATTGTCACGAGAAGCGGTAAAAGGAGAATTAACTGCTAAAAATTTAAAATTTACTTATCCAGGATTGGAAACTTCCGCATTAGATAATATTAGTTTTAATATCAGTCCGGGAGAAACAATTGCAATCGTAGGGGCTATAGGTTCGGGTAAATCAACTTTAGCTAATTGTTTACCGCGTTTATTAGATATTGATGAAGGACAATTGTTTTTAGATGGAACAGATATTACTCAAATTGCTTTAACGGATTTAAGAGATGCGATTGCTTATGTTCCTCAAGACAGCTTTCTGTTTAGCACTACAATTCAAAATAATATCCGTTATGGAGACCCTTTAGCCGAACAACATGAAGTTGAAAATGCGGCTAAGCTATCGCAAATTAGCTCCGAAATAGGAAATTTTCCCCAACAATACAATACTCTTGTCGGAGAACGCGGAATTACTCTTTCTGGTGGTCAAAGGCAGCGCACAGCTTTAGCTAGAGCTATGTTAGTCGATGCTCCAGTACTAATTTTAGATGATGCACTTTCGAGTGTTGACAATCAAACTGCTACACAAATTCTAAAAAATCTTTCTAGCGGTACAAAGCGCAAGACAGTTGTTTTTATCACCCATCAATTATCTGCTGCTGCCGCTGCCGACCGAATTTTGGTTATGGAGAAAGGTAAAGTTGTTCAAACTGGTACTCAAGTAGAGCTTTTACAACAACCCGGACTTTATAGGGATTTATGGAGTCAGCATCAGGTGGAAGAGTTGCTACATTAA